One Solanum lycopersicum chromosome 2, SLM_r2.1 genomic region harbors:
- the LOC101266992 gene encoding octanoyltransferase LIP2, mitochondrial isoform X2 → MRRSLEVWKMGTVNYLEALKLQEKLATDRKALKITDTLLSLQHPPTYTVGKRETVHNLLIPDSELKSMGAELHYTQRGGDITFHGPQQAILYPIVSLRDIGLGARMYVEKLELTMIELASMYGVKAQAGQKCETGVWVEDRKIGAIGVRISSGITSHGLAFNMDPDLNYFKHIVPCGIVNKGVTSLKNETDVELPAEDVIQEQLIACFVRIFGYNDVVLKDKSVL, encoded by the coding sequence ATGAGGCGCAGTCTTGAGGTTTGGAAGATGGGCACGGTAAATTACCTGGAGGCACTGAAGCTGCAAGAGAAGCTGGCAACTGATAGAAAAGCTCTAAAAATTACTGATACCCTATTATCTCTACAGCATCCACCGACGTATACAGTTGGCAAAAGGGAAACAGTTCATAATCTACTCATTCCTGATTCTGAGCTCAAGTCCATGGGGGCGGAACTTCACTATACGCAAAGAGGAGGTGACATTACATTTCATGGTCCTCAGCAAGCAATCTTATATCCCATTGTTTCGTTGAGAGATATTGGTTTAGGGGCTAGAATGTATGTTGAGAAGCTTGAGCTAACCATGATTGAATTGGCATCTATGTATGGTGTGAAAGCACAGGCTGGACAAAAATGCGAAACTGGTGTTTGGGTTGAGGACAGAAAGATTGGCGCGATTGGAGTTAGAATTTCATCTGGGATCACATCTCATGGATTAGCATTCAACATGGACCCTGATTTAAACTACTTTAAGCATATTGTGCCTTGTGGGATTGTCAATAAAGGTGTTACGTCTTTGAAGAATGAGACAGATGTAGAGCTTCCCGCTGAAGATGTGATACAGGAGCAGTTGATCGCTTGTTTTGTAAGAATATTTGGGTACAACGACGTTGTCTTAAAAGATAAGTCTGTGTTATAA
- the LOC101266385 gene encoding transcription factor VOZ1 has translation MGKGSKNGALFKDKAKNRVDDLQGMFMNLQSARKESRTHDAGLLEEQVHQMLREWKAELNEPSPASSLQGGSRISSDLYRLLHGEEEDDATSALAAPKPEPDAQKQDVAGFQEDFNATPVMQEQGYQLDDECKNTPLAVNNAGINNEGVATQLDYHSFDLQQDFDQFGFDALNLCLEENLSPIQISPPPSAFLGPKCALWDCPRPAMGSDWCQKSHDYCSDYHAALAPNEGYLGRPPVVRPMGVGLKDSLLFQALSAKAHGKDVGVPECRGAATAKSPWNAPELFDLEVVEGETIREWLFFDKPRRAFESGNRKQRSLPDYNGRGWHESRKQVINDYGGLKRSYYMDPQPMKNLEWHLYEYEINKYDAWALYRLELKLVDGKKSPKGKVMNESVADLQKQMGRLSADIPLENKRSVKGRGKANSKDVVTNGPPAPNQTVPAIEGFDYVAGAPFPDYLVDNIGGYYIT, from the exons ATGGGGAAGGGTTCGAAGAATGGTGCGCTCTTCAAAGACAAGGCGAAAAATCGCGTTGATGATCTGCAGGGTATGTTCATGAACCTGCAATCTGCAAGGAAAGAAAGTCGAACTCATGATGCTGGGTTGCTTGAAGAGCAGGTCCACCAGATGCTTCGTGAGTGGAAAGCTGAGCTCAATGAGCCTTCCCCTGCCTCTTCTTTGCAG GGAGGAAGCCGTATCTCATCAGACCTCTATAGGCTGCTGCATGGTGAGGAGGAAGATGATGCTACCAGTGCATTAGCTGCTCCTAAGCCTGAGCCTGATGCTCAAAAACAAGATGTTGCTGGTTTCCAGGAG GATTTCAATGCAACCCCGGTGATGCAGGAACAAGGTTACCAGCTGGATGATGAATGCAAAAATACACCTTTAGCCGTCAACAATGCAGGGATTAACAATGAAGGCGTTGCAACACAATTAGATTACCATTCTTTTGATCTGCAGCAAGATTTCGATCAGTTTGGATTTGATGCTTTAAATCTCTGCCTAGAGGAGAATTTGTCTCCTATTCAGATTAGCCCTCCACCCTCTGCTTTCCTGGGACCTAAATGTGCACTTTGGGATTGTCCTCGACCTGCGATGGGGTCAGATTGGTGCCAGAAGTCTCATGACTACTGCAGTGACTATCATGCTGCTCTTGCGCCTAATGAAGGCTATCTTGGAAGACCTCCAGTTGTTCGACCAATGGGTGTTGGCTTAAAGGATAGTTTACTTTTCCAAGCACTAAGTGCTAAAGCACACGGGAAAGATGTTGGGGTTCCAGAATGTAGGGGCGCTGCCACTGCAAAGTCCCCCTGGAATGCACCAG AGCTCTTTGACCTTGAAGTTGTTGAGGGTGAAACAATCAGGGAATGGCTTTTCTTTGATAAGCCTCGAAGAGCATTTGAAAGTGGAAACAGAAAGCAGAGGTCACTGCCTGATTATAACGGGCGGGGTTGGCATGAGTCTAGGAAGCAAGTGATAAATGATTATGGAGGGCTGAAGAGATCCTACTATATGGATCCACAGCCGATGAAAAATCTGGAATGGCATTTGTATGAATATGAGATCAACAAGTATGATGCATGGGCCTTGTACAGATTGGAGCTGAAACTTGTTGATGGGAAGAAGAGTCCAAAAGGGAAAGTAATGAATGAATCAGTTGCTGATTTGCAAAAGCAAATGGGAAGGCTCTCTGCTGATATTCCTTTGGAGAACAAGCGCTCTGTTAAAGGCAGAGGAAAGGCCAACTCAAAGGATGTTGTTACTAACGGGCCTCCTGCTCCAAATCAAACTGTTCCCGCTATTGAAGGGTTTGATTATGTGGCTGGTGCACCTTTCCCTGATTATCTTGTTGATAATATAGGTGGCTACTACATAACGTAG
- the LOC101266992 gene encoding octanoyltransferase LIP2, mitochondrial isoform X1 has product MIDCSVMFRQMRRSLEVWKMGTVNYLEALKLQEKLATDRKALKITDTLLSLQHPPTYTVGKRETVHNLLIPDSELKSMGAELHYTQRGGDITFHGPQQAILYPIVSLRDIGLGARMYVEKLELTMIELASMYGVKAQAGQKCETGVWVEDRKIGAIGVRISSGITSHGLAFNMDPDLNYFKHIVPCGIVNKGVTSLKNETDVELPAEDVIQEQLIACFVRIFGYNDVVLKDKSVL; this is encoded by the coding sequence ATGATTGATTGTTCGGTGATGTTCAGGCAAATGAGGCGCAGTCTTGAGGTTTGGAAGATGGGCACGGTAAATTACCTGGAGGCACTGAAGCTGCAAGAGAAGCTGGCAACTGATAGAAAAGCTCTAAAAATTACTGATACCCTATTATCTCTACAGCATCCACCGACGTATACAGTTGGCAAAAGGGAAACAGTTCATAATCTACTCATTCCTGATTCTGAGCTCAAGTCCATGGGGGCGGAACTTCACTATACGCAAAGAGGAGGTGACATTACATTTCATGGTCCTCAGCAAGCAATCTTATATCCCATTGTTTCGTTGAGAGATATTGGTTTAGGGGCTAGAATGTATGTTGAGAAGCTTGAGCTAACCATGATTGAATTGGCATCTATGTATGGTGTGAAAGCACAGGCTGGACAAAAATGCGAAACTGGTGTTTGGGTTGAGGACAGAAAGATTGGCGCGATTGGAGTTAGAATTTCATCTGGGATCACATCTCATGGATTAGCATTCAACATGGACCCTGATTTAAACTACTTTAAGCATATTGTGCCTTGTGGGATTGTCAATAAAGGTGTTACGTCTTTGAAGAATGAGACAGATGTAGAGCTTCCCGCTGAAGATGTGATACAGGAGCAGTTGATCGCTTGTTTTGTAAGAATATTTGGGTACAACGACGTTGTCTTAAAAGATAAGTCTGTGTTATAA
- the LOC101268159 gene encoding transcription elongation factor 1 homolog isoform X2, which produces MGKRKSKSKPPPKKRMDKLDTVFSCPFCSHGTSVECRIDMKNLIGEANCRICQESFSTTVTVVTFLSCSTDRGH; this is translated from the exons ATGGGAAAGAGGAAGTCGAAATCAAAGCCTCCTCCAAAGAAAAGAATGGACAAACTTGACACTGTCTTCAGTTGTCCTTTCTGTAGCCATGGCACCAGTGTCGAATGTCGCAT TGATATGAAGAACTTGATTGGGGAGGCAAATTGCAGGATTTGTCAAGAGAGCTTCAGCACCACTGTTACAG TTGTTACTTTTTTATCCTGCAGCACTGACAGAGGCCATTGA
- the LOC101268159 gene encoding transcription elongation factor 1 homolog isoform X1 has product MGKRKSKSKPPPKKRMDKLDTVFSCPFCSHGTSVECRIDMKNLIGEANCRICQESFSTTVTALTEAIDIYSEWIDECERVNNLEDDDGS; this is encoded by the exons ATGGGAAAGAGGAAGTCGAAATCAAAGCCTCCTCCAAAGAAAAGAATGGACAAACTTGACACTGTCTTCAGTTGTCCTTTCTGTAGCCATGGCACCAGTGTCGAATGTCGCAT TGATATGAAGAACTTGATTGGGGAGGCAAATTGCAGGATTTGTCAAGAGAGCTTCAGCACCACTGTTACAG CACTGACAGAGGCCATTGACAT ATACAGTGAATGGATTGACGAGTGCGAACGTGTGAACAACCTTGAAGACGATGATGGTTCTTAG